ggacgaaaatagaaaatgcATTTTATGAGATGGAGGGAATACTATTAAGTTTGAAAACGACCAATCCTTTTCAAATTAAGTTTTAAAAtgtataatataattaatatattaataactAATAATCCTTCTGTCAATGAAAAATAGACTTATGGATAaacgatacgagttttaatgagaattgataaagtaagacaGAGAAAACGTGAATACAtgtgaataaaatatgagagaatattaaaaatatggttaaaatatagaaagaaaccttttatttttgaatagaGACAGTTTTTGGTGGCAAAAAAAATGACCACAAAATACCTAtgcatatacatcaatttataaCTATTCCTAAatattaattgatttatatatGAGTTTATTCACTATAATTGACGTCGAAAAtggaaattttaatttaattacttgaATCTTccgaaaagaaaaaagtaaagaaatCTAAACCCTGGTTAATCGACCCCCTCCCTTCATATTCATAAAACCCCCAAATtggaaataaattaattgagtTAGGGTTTTAGATCTCAGTCGTGTATAAATTCACACGCATCTACATCTACTCTTCCTACTTCCATTGATTTCTGCCAAATTACGTTAGGGTTTACATGGAGGCTCAAACTGCGGCTGCGTTCCTCGCTCAGAGCCTCTCCACCTTCGCGATTGAGGCTCTCCTCCTTCAAATTTCCACCGCTCTGCTCTCCACGGTACAGTTCTTCCTTTGCTTGATCCAAATTCTGTTCTTTTAGCGCGGTTGTTGAAGCTTATGTGCTCGTGCGTCTCTCAATTTTTGCTGTGATTTTTCGGCGGTTCCGTTTTAGTATTGTGTAATTAATGGTGATGTGGTTGTAGATGTGCCAAAAATATGAGTATCGAAGACTGTTTTTGTCATTTGTTGGTTTCGAATCCATTCGGTTTTTGTTGAATTTCGTTCGTATTTAATGATTATGTTACTAATTGGATTTTCAGATAATGTTTATTGATTGATGAGCTTTGTGGTTGAGTTGGTTTGTGTTGATTGTTTTTGTAGATAGGAGCTCTTGCAAACGCAGCTGAATCAACAGTGCTAGATAGGTGAGATAtctagtctcatttctaaaatgTTCTTCAGTTTGTAGTTTATTTAGTTAGGCATTGATGGTAGCATTTGTTGTTTGAAGGCTTTTGATGACTGAGCTCGGCATGAAGAAGCAGCCAGAGAATCAAGAAGCCAgtgaagacgatgatgatgatgatgaagacgatgatgaggATGATGAAGGTGGAGACGAGGAGGATGAAGATGCAGGAGGGGACGAGGAAGGGGAGGACCAAGGTGGTGATGAGGAAGATCCGGAGGACATTCCCGCTGCAAATGGTGATGGTGCTGGAAGTGGGGacaatgaggaagaagacgatgatgacgaggatgaagatgatgatgatggggacgaggatgaggaagaggaggaagaagaagaagaggaagaggaggagactCCAGAACCACCTACTAAAAGGAGGAAATGAGCCTAGATATATGATCAATCATCTTGTCTCTGTGTTTTTTAGTTTTGAATTTTGCATAggatgtaatttttttatatcaatgcTTTCACTatcttttctttgtttcttaGTGTTATTACTTAGATAATAAATTGATGATTTGATAT
This portion of the Salvia splendens isolate huo1 chromosome 10, SspV2, whole genome shotgun sequence genome encodes:
- the LOC121752911 gene encoding nucleolin-like translates to MEAQTAAAFLAQSLSTFAIEALLLQISTALLSTIGALANAAESTVLDRLLMTELGMKKQPENQEASEDDDDDDEDDDEDDEGGDEEDEDAGGDEEGEDQGGDEEDPEDIPAANGDGAGSGDNEEEDDDDEDEDDDDGDEDEEEEEEEEEEEEETPEPPTKRRK